Below is a genomic region from Methanococcus maripaludis.
ATAGAGATAAATTACTCCAATTTATTGTACAGGAAATTAAAAACAATAATTTAAGACCTATGACTTATGAAGCATGCTGTGAAATCGTTAAAATGGCGCAGTTGCTTTCAGGATCAAAAAACAAACTTACATTGAGATTAAGACAGGTCTCAAACATTATCAAAATGGCAAACGATATTGCAACAGGCAAAGAACTCTCCGAAAGCATTGAAGAAATGTCAGAAGAATCAGCCCCTGAAGTAAATGTAAAATCAGTTGAAAAACCAGTAGAAAAGAAAAACACTCAAAAAATTATGAAAGTTGTTGGAAAATTCAAACCTAAAAAAACTGAAGATACAACACCTAAAAAAACCGTTTCAAAAGCCCCAGTTCTTGAAAAGAAAGATGAAACAGTAATTGATCTTGAACATATCAATGAAATTGTAAGTACTGGAATATATAGCATGACCAAACAGGTTGCAATTGATTATTTGAAAAATTTCAAAAGATATAAAAATATCGTTTCAAATGACGTTCCAAAAATTGGAGTAATTCATGGACTTGCAGTTTTGGGTGCAGACGGGCTTGGAGATGTTACAAAAATTATTACAAAAATTGTAAAATCAAAACACCCTCGAACAAACCTTCTAAATATCAGCGGGGACCTTGCAAAACACAGCATTACTCTTGCTTCAGCACTATCTAAAAAACTTGTCTCAGATGGGACCTTAAGTATTGCAAAAGCTAAAGAAGAACTTAAAAAAGAAGATCTCGATTTAGCAGAACATGACATTTACATCCAGTTCAGCCAATCGTACTCGAAAATTGATGGGGACTCTGCAACTGCCGCTGCATGTTTAAGCATTATCTCAGCACTATTAAATATTCCATTAAAACAGGATTTCTGTATAACTGGAAGCCTTGATTTAAACGGGGAAATTCTTGCGATCGGCGGTGTTAACGAAAAAATAAATGCTGCTAAAGAATACGGGTTTAAAAGAGTAATTATCCCAAAATCAAACTTTGATGATGTTATAGACCCGGAAAGAATCGAAGTAATTGCAGTTACCCGGCTTGAAGAAATAATTCCTTTAGCATTTGAATTAAATAACTTATAATTAATTTTCCCTATCTTTCCGGTGATTTTATGGATCTAATTAACTTTATCAAAATATGTCATTTACTATACGATAGAAAATACGTCGTTGGTTCGGGTGGAAATGTAAGCATTCGAGATGGAAATCATATTTATATCACACCAACTGGCTCAATTTTAGGATTTTTAAATGAAGAAGACGTCTGTATTGTTGATTTGAATGGAAACATCATAAAAGGAAAACCTACATCAGAATTGAATATGCATTTAAAAATATATCAAAACAAAGATTGTGTAAATGCAATAGTTCACACTCATTCAATGTACTGTACTGCATTTTCTGCACTGGATAAAAAGCTGGAATTATTTACTCCTGAAGCTGAAATTGTTGTTAAAAAAATAGCATACGTTGACTATTCCCCATGTGGAAGTTTGGAACTTGCAGAAAATGTTTCATCATGTGTTGAAGATTCAATTATTTTAAAAAACCATGGAATAGTTACCGTTGGAAAAGATATAACTGAAGCTTACGTAAAAACTGAAGTCTTAGAAGAAATAGCTCAGCTAAATTATATAATAAATAATTTAAAATAAAATCTCTTTTAAAATTTCAAAAAAGTTTAAATTTAAAATTTATTTAAATTAATTTTTTAGTTAATTTTTAATTGTTTCTAGTTCACTTACAATTCCCCATATCTGGGTTCTTGTGTGAATAGGCATGTTTGGGTCTTCGCTAATATCATCTAAATACTGAATTGCAGTTGCACTTCTTACAATTAATTCCTGTTCTTCATTGTGTAGTGCATTTTTTGCGTTATCTGCTGCTGCACGAATGTTTCTTGGAACTGTTGTATCTTCTACGATTTCTTCGAGCATTGATGAAATATTTCTAAGTTTATCTGTTGGAGATAATTTTTTGGCGCTAAACATGGGTTCACCTCATTGGCCGTGTTTTAAATAAAAAAGAACTGTAAATTCAACTATTGCATAATATGATTAAATGATATCATATTTAAAGATTAAGGTCATTATTTTTGAAATTGAAATAAAAAGAGTTTTTTGGTAAAAAATCCCGTTATTTCTTGAGTATTTCTACTTTTTTGGAAGTTCCAACAAGTACTTTATCACATTTACTAAATACTCCGTTCTCTAAAACTCCAGGAATATTGTTTAACATGATTTCAGTTTCTTCTGCATCTTCAATACTCATGAATACATCAATAATCATGTTTCCACTGTCTGTAATTACGGGACCCATTTTTCCAGAAC
It encodes:
- the lonB gene encoding ATP-dependent protease LonB; the encoded protein is MFSVQFNTTDELPEPSPNLINQVIGQDDAVKIVLSAVKNKRHALLLGDPGVGKSMMVKAFGQLLEHSSDFKPYSLIARPNMKNSEKPIIDLIEGHLIEETMQIESPKLMRQPPSIFTLLLGIIVSSLVLSYILNGLSDPSSKFAVIAAISVIGSLLVFLILFLNIFGATKASMPNTVSPADIKPVVLYECKKRPLVRASAYNTTKLLGDIKHCPLGGKPPIGTPPHKRVILGAIHEAHKGILYVDEIKTMPVDVQDYILTALQDKQLAISGRNPNSSGASVETNPIPCDLTLIMSGNMDDASNLRAPLLDRIDYKVVLKNKMDNNQENRDKLLQFIVQEIKNNNLRPMTYEACCEIVKMAQLLSGSKNKLTLRLRQVSNIIKMANDIATGKELSESIEEMSEESAPEVNVKSVEKPVEKKNTQKIMKVVGKFKPKKTEDTTPKKTVSKAPVLEKKDETVIDLEHINEIVSTGIYSMTKQVAIDYLKNFKRYKNIVSNDVPKIGVIHGLAVLGADGLGDVTKIITKIVKSKHPRTNLLNISGDLAKHSITLASALSKKLVSDGTLSIAKAKEELKKEDLDLAEHDIYIQFSQSYSKIDGDSATAAACLSIISALLNIPLKQDFCITGSLDLNGEILAIGGVNEKINAAKEYGFKRVIIPKSNFDDVIDPERIEVIAVTRLEEIIPLAFELNNL
- the fucA gene encoding L-fuculose phosphate aldolase, with translation MDLINFIKICHLLYDRKYVVGSGGNVSIRDGNHIYITPTGSILGFLNEEDVCIVDLNGNIIKGKPTSELNMHLKIYQNKDCVNAIVHTHSMYCTAFSALDKKLELFTPEAEIVVKKIAYVDYSPCGSLELAENVSSCVEDSIILKNHGIVTVGKDITEAYVKTEVLEEIAQLNYIINNLK
- a CDS encoding UPF0147 family protein → MFSAKKLSPTDKLRNISSMLEEIVEDTTVPRNIRAAADNAKNALHNEEQELIVRSATAIQYLDDISEDPNMPIHTRTQIWGIVSELETIKN